In Oncorhynchus mykiss isolate Arlee chromosome 32, USDA_OmykA_1.1, whole genome shotgun sequence, the DNA window CTGCACTACACTACAACCAGGTTATATAATGATATTGATTGTATAGATTTGGTATACATTTTAATTTGATAATGACTTTTTGGTTTGATGTCTGACTAATTCTAGCTTCACCATATCTCATTTCAGGTTACTCCTCCTGGCCAAATGAAGGTTGGTTACGTTTATGCATTTCTTTTTAAAGTCCTCATGATCTAGACAGTAAATGTTAATAAAACACAATGATGTATTTCCCATTTTTACATGAATACACTACAACATAGACCTGTGATACATGAGATGAAAATGGAATGTAATACAATGTAATGATTCACAACATTAGGCCTACTCGAGGCTCATTTGTGACCATTACGACGCTTTAAACCGATAAACCACAATGTCATTAAACTAGTCATGATAACAATGGAGAATGAGGTGATGCAGACAAACCATCGCTTTCTTTTCCCTCTGCTGTCTCTAATGGCCACAAGAGACCAGACTCTCGTCCTACCCAGTGGTTCCATCCTAACACAATGGATGGTGACCTCCGTCAGCTGGCCATGGAACAGCTTGCTCGATTTACTTTAGGGCAGGGTTCCCAAACTGGTGGCCCGTGGGCTAAATTCAGCCCATGGGTGATTTTTATTTAGATGTTTTCTGAGCAACGTTTTTTGTTAGACGTGAAAGACTgtaaaacaccagcaaatcagctccaagtgattttaattgagGTATTCTGTTACAAACTAgtcccacacataatagagatatatatatatatatatatatatatatacattgagTTTACAAAGCATTAAGATctctccatgacatagactgaacaggtcaaagctatgattccttattgatgtcacttgttaaatccacttcaatcagtgtagatgaaggggaggagtcaggttaatgatgaaggggaggagtcaggttaatgatgaaggggaggagtcaggttacagatgaaggggaggagtcaggtttaagatgaaggggaggagaccggttaaagatgaaggggaggagaccggttaaagaaggatggtTAAGATTTGAGACATGGGTTGtggatgtgtgccattcagagggtgaatgggcagacaaaagattgaagtgcctttgaacagggtatggtagtaggtgccaggcgcaccgttttgtgtcaagaactgcaatgctgctgagaTTTTCACTCAACAgtctcctgtgtgtatcaagaatggtccaccacccaaaggacatcaagccaatttgacacaactgtgggaagcatcggaGTTAGTTAGTTTTAGACACCATGAGATTTTAAATCACCAGTTCTGCTTTTATGACATTTTCTGGGATGCTGTGATTTTACAGTATTGCATGGTGCACTCTCAGACGACTgcagtagctctctctctctcctctccacacaacTGCTCGGTAGGTTCTCATTGGTTTTAACctgctctgtctcttctctctctctctcttccccccccccccccccaggtttgTCAGCGTTGCCCAGTAACATGGCGTACTTTGGGAGCTCTCAGGATGAAGATGAGCTGGATGACGATGAAGAGGAATACGAGGATGTGAAGCCAGACATCAGCGTGGCATCTACTTCCTGTCAGTCCACGCCCAGGAAGGGCAAACCCCCAGGAAAACATGCCATCAACGGCCACGGTACGACAACGTCCCCTTACCTCTTATCTACCCAACAGTAAGAAActgtcatctctctccttttcacCAACCTAACCCCGAACTGCCCTGACCAATCACAACACAGATATTTAACACTCACCAATCACGGTTGAGGGCCGAAGTGGAACGGGTGGAATGGACCTAATACGTACAAGAGACCCACATGTGTAGAGCTGTCTGCAGCCGAGCATGTCTGAGTTAgtctccacactctctctccctctctgagggAGCATTCCATCTTTCCACTCCAATTAACACTAGGAGGGAACAGAGGTAACAAGGTGTTTATGCATTCAGCTCACAGCTAGCCAGGGAGGAGGGGAACAGGGACGGAAAACAAGGAGCGCACACCCCACAGCCCCGCCTCTTACATGCACACACTGTACGCTGCCCAGACGTGGAGAGATGGACAGCTTAACAGGAAAGTTGGAAAATCTCTcgagggaaagtgtgtgtgtgactctgagGGGCGCTTGTCTTAAGGAAACGCGTCACGTTAAAACAGAACTGTGCCAGTGGTGGTGAAAGCTACAAGCAGGCAAAGCCACACAAGAACCATCTACATGTTATCAGTGGCATATGCTTGGTGTTGCTCGCTGTGTCCCAGACGCTGTAGTCCTCCCTGTGACAACATATCCTCCAGGCCAGGCAATCCCCATGGAAACAAGGCCAGTGTTTCAGTTCTTCCTCTAGACTTGCAGACAGGGGTTTAGAAAGTGAGCACTTGGACATAGTAGCGTTTACCAAATTAGCCTGTCCTATGGCAGCACACTCGCTCTCAGTACAGTGTTAGGCCTGGGCCGTAAGTACCGTAGAAGCCTGTCTCCCAGTACACTGTCAGACCTGGCCAGTACAGTACACTATAAGGCCGTGTGTCAGATGTGACACTTTAAAATGCAGCATGGGCAggactccagtagtttatatgaGCTGCAAGGcacagagaaagagcgagcgagaaaCCACAGAGCTCTGCTTTCATTACCCTGCACCTCAATAACCCCAGCCATGTTTACATTTCTAGATTAAACACCTTTTATTGAGTTGCGTTTTCTGGTAGCTTTTTAAAAAGGGACTTTGGCAGATGGAGTGGGGGTGAACCTCATAAAATATGAAGCGAGAACTATTGAATATGTGTTAATTGAATGGTTCAGACAGTTAATATCAGTGTTTCTGCACTAGTCTGAGGTTAGCAGGGCTGTAGTCTGGTGCTTGACCAACATAATGTTCCCCACAAGTGACTGTACAAGACTGGAGAAAATATTTCATTGACGTTATAAATTCTTGTTGAGGTTTtaatatacagtgctttcagaaaaaaactcacaccccttgacttttgtgttccagcctgaacttaaaatggattaaaatgagATGTTTTGGGGGTGTCACTGGACTATGCACAGtacaccataatgtcaaagtggaattatgtttttcattttttttttacaaatgaaaagcGGAAACGttttcagtcaataagtattcaacccctttgttatggcaagcctaaataagttcaggagtagaaatgtgcttaTTAACAAGTGACTTAAGTTGCAtcgactcactctgtgtgcaataactacctcatctctctacaAACTCAGTGGCCTTGTTATTTAGACTGTCCGGTCCGAGATTGGAAGATTGGGCGTTCGATCCTTGgccgagtcataccaaagactgtaaaaatgggTCCTGATGCGTTTCTGCTTGACACTCTGCATTAAGGAGATTGATTGGAGAtaaggccctgcgatagactaacattctgtccagggggtgtacttgtataccgaacaaaaatataaatgcaacatgtaaaatgttggtctcgtgtttcatgagctgaaattaaagatccgaTTTAATGTTTCAtaggcacaaaaagcttatttttctcaaatgctgtgcacaaatgttaacatccctgttagtgagcgttttataacttgtcaagataatccatccacctgacaggtgtgatatatcaagaagctgattaaaccagcggatcattacacagatgcaccttgtgctggggacaggaaaaggccaccctaaaatgtgcagttttgtcacaacacaatggggggtgtatttatgtctgtaataaagccctttttgggggtaaaaactcattctgattggctgggtctggccattaaaaacacgttttcactttttcattatggggtattgtgtgtagatgggtcagaAAAAAATATGTTTCATCCATTTTAAGTTCAGACTGTAACACCGCAGCATCCTTCTACACAGATCTGAGATCATCTTTTCTCTACTTTTGGTCCAGTGTTCAACCTTCTAAACTGATCTAAGATCATCTTTTCTCTCCTGTTCAGTGTTGAATGGCCACAGCAAGTCGCCCCGGGACAGCCACAAGCCCAGAGGGAAGGAGTGGGTGCAGGTGAGGGAGCGCAGTGAGAGGGCCGAGGCCCGGAGGGAGCAGGCCCTCAGCCAGCCAGAGGCCACAGCCAGGGGCCACACTACCAATGGACTGCCTCACAGGAGGGCTGCAGAGGAGCCCCGCAAGCAGGTACTGTATCTATACCTGAACAGTATGCTTGGTTAATTCGGCTAATATGTAACTCTCTATAACGGTCATAAAGATGGCTGACCAGCATGCTTCAGTAACCACCAGGCGAGAGCAGACATTATCATTAGACGAGCAGTAATGTGTGACGACGATGAACATATTATTAATATAGTAACGTAACAGCAGCATGCTCagtgtgaaatccctgagctcctttcctctcctgcctttgaaacacaatcattacacagatgcagtCTGTTACTATATTTACTACTGGAGCTGGGCTGTCAAATCTGCCTTCCTGTCCAAGAAGGAGCTCTGCTAAGGAGGAGAGGATGACGGGAGGAGGGAGAGTACCTTTGGCCCAGTTTAAAATGCACATTGTGGTTCTGACAGTTACATGAGCTAATCAGAGGGGAGCACTGGGGGCTTTGCCTCTCGTCAGAGAGAGCAGCATCATGACCGGCAGCTCGGCTCCCCCAGACAGCCGGTACACCGGAGCCGGGCCACGCTGTCTCATGTCGATGCCGGGCCTGGCGGTTTTAAGTGCCGCCAACTGACTAATTAAGGAACAATGAATCTCAATGAGCAGGGGAGAGCCAAGACAAACTACGCTGAAGTGATTGGCCTTTGTTCTagccctctgccctctctctgctttctgtctctcgctctctctgtctgtctccctgtgtgtgtgctcatgtgttGTACTGGCAGATTCACCGTCCTTGGCAACAGAGCTCCAATAATTTTGAGGCATTCACATTTTTAGTCTTCTGATATTAACTGTGAGAGTGCAGCATCAGGGCGATATCCAATCCCCTGGCCGATAGCACCGCGATCATGATCCCTAGTCTGTGGAAGGGAATCAGCCATAGTTCAAAATGATTATCATACAAGAACCCATTGGCCCTGTTTATACAGCATTTAGTTAGCGCAAGCCAGACTAATGATATTCTGTGAAATCTGAACTTAGGGATGTTTGGTCAGGAAAATTGAGCTGCTGCTCCTGTCTCCTGTTGACCTTTGTCTCCATTTTAAAAGTCATTATGCTGAAGACTATTCATGTAGACAGACCTTGAATACCATCTTTTCAGCTATCACATTGATGTGCTTGTTTTTATGTACTTTTGAGTGCTACattgtttgtgtttttttaattttattatgTGTGTCCGTTTCTCTATGCGCTGGAAGAGTCACGGTTACGCTTCCTGATCCGGTCTTTTCAAATTGGTTGCTGAGCTCTAGATCTCTTCCTATGGGCTGCTGAGCTGCAGTGGATCCAGTCTGTTCCTATGGGCTGCTGAGCTGCAGTGGATCCAGTCTGTTCCTATGAGCAGCTGATTTGCTGTAGATCCGTCCTCTTCCTATGGGCCGCTGAGCTGCAGATGTTCCGTATTTAATCTTCCCGCCATCCTGCAGATGGACTATAGCAACACATGATGTCATCCTGAGCCATCCCccgcctcccccctcctctctttccactcACATGGGACCAAAATCCACTTCAGAGAGTTGGCTGTGGTTCTGTTCTCTCTTGttccctcactctttctccctctccctcgcttactctgtctgtttcctgtaatgatttttcttgattttttttctcgCCAGTCTTTCAGTGCCTTCTACAGGGGCTTTCACCTTCTCCACAGGGCTGGGATGTAgcccgtctcctctctctcgctcctctctgtctcagacCAGACTATTACAGAGCAAAGGCCGCTGCTCACATGCACACCAACCCTTGAGAGAGTTGTGCAGCAGAGTAGAGCCAGTGAGCCCTCTAGTGGTGAAACTAAAGTAGACAACCACCACCCAGCTCCGCTGTGCCTTTGTCAGCATATCTGTTTTGGTCACAGCTGGCCCACTGGCTTTCTGTTCTATTCTTTTGGTCGTGAAGGCAATATGGATGAGTTTGACCCTTAAGCAAGGTGTTTAAATTCTGCAGACAGAAGTCTCTGAATCTGATGTTGTCTTTGGTTATAGCTCTATCCCTCTAGAGTTGAGAATCTGATGTATTTGTTGAATCTTTGGCATCGTGCTGCTTTGAGACCCTGGCAGACGTCACACTGCGTTTAGCCACTCCGCCATCCATCACTCTGGCCTGCCGGGGCGACGgggttcgctctctctctctctctctcgtgctctctgtctgtgtgtgtatttttccACTATTGAGGGGAGCAGGATTTATGAAGGGGGTCACATTTCACTCCCCTTATCTTTTAATAGCCTCTCTTTGTGTTGGCTGCACCTGATAGAAGCAGGGCTGCAGCTGTATTGTACTCCTAATGCAGAGGTGTTCAGGGGgcagcagagggaacagagagagggagacaactcTGCTTCTTCCGCTGGTGGGTTTGGATGGCTTTATTCCCCCAGCTGCGTTTAGCCAGTGAGGCCCCCGATGTAACTTAAGCTAGCTACATTTCAGAGCTCACATGTTCAGCAGGGGTTCTCAGATCTGCAGGGTAAAAAACTTTTATTTGAGGCATTAAAGGCGAATTAAAGAGCTTAAGGAAACTATACCAAATAAAACTGTCTTCATGTGCTGGGATAGAGTTTCAAGTCGTAACCTTTTTTTATGTAGTGTTCTCTACATACAGCAGTTGGCTCTAAAATTAAAGCCTCACTCCTATTTGGGCCGGGATGTTTTTTTTCAGGTGTTGAAGCTAACATTGTTTAGTTTTCTTGCCCTGTGAGGAGTGTTTGTCTACAATAGCAGATTTAAAAGTACAACAACCCATGTATAGGCTTCATTGAATAGCTGCAGTTTAAAATGTTTGCTTACTAGTTTGTACTTCTTCAATGTGAAGCCACAGCtccggagggagagagagcgtgtgtgttaTAACACAGAATGTTTATGAACAAATgtttctgatctctctctctcgttctctctcttgctctcaggTCTTTAAAGTGAACGGCGTCACACGGCTCTCCCAGCCAGGTGTGCACACGGCCGGTGCCCAAAAAACGAAAGACTTCAGACTGCCGTCCAAAACTGTGACGGGCCAagtcacacacaccaaagcaaAACGAGAACTGGTCAAGAAAACCAAACTGAACCACCACAAACACAGCACTGCTGCTACCCATAGAGCCCATAGCAACAATCACCACCGCAAACACAGCACTGCTGCTACCCATAGAGCCCATAGCAACAATCACCACCGCCACCAGCGACTCCCCCTCTCCAACTCAGGAAAAGCCCAGAATAGCAAAGCAAAAACACGCAAACAGGTGCTATTATCCAATGGGGTGTACAAGGTGGCTAACGGGGGCGGTGTGCGCCTCAACGGTCGCCTCTGTGCCAAGCAGGAGGTGGGCAGGCAGGGGCGTGAGGGGCTGAGGAACTCCAAGCGGAGGCTGGAGGTGGCGGTAGCAGCCATCGGGGCGGTGGCTGACTCCCAGGGTCAGCTGGTCATCCTGGAGAATAACCCCAACCCTAAGAAGACAAAACAGCACCAGACCAGCCCTCTGGAAACACGCAGTAAGAAAGCATGTCAGGACAAGACCTTGGTCCCCAACGGACACATTGTCATGGAAACCACCCCTCCCCCGACCCTGCTAGCCCCACCCCCTCCCCCGACTCCTCCCGCCACACCACCAGCCAATCCAGAGCCAGAGCGTCAGCGGCCCAAGCGGGCGTCAGCCGGCAAGCTGATGTTCATCAGACAAGCACAGCAGCGGGGGCAGGTtgcctctaaccctaaccacaaccgcTCAACTACCTCAGAATCCCCTTGCCACACTTCTGGACACAACCCTGGACATATCCCTCACAAACCAGCAGAGCCCCGGCCTGACAGGGAGtgggaaagggagaaggagagggagagagagagggagagggcggaGAGGAGCAGGGTGAGCTGGGCGGCGTTGGGTGAGGCGCCAGTGTTCTGTCCCACCCAGCGGGAGTTCCAGGACCCCCTGGTGTACCTGGACTCTGTGCGGGAGGGGGCGGAGCCCTGCGGACTGTGTCGGGTGGTTCCCCCGGCTGATTGGCGCCCAGAGTGCAAACTGAACGATGAGATGCGCTTTGTGACCCAGGTGCAGCGCATCCACAAGCTGGGCCGTCGCTGGGGCCCCAACGTACAGAGGCTAGCCTGCATCAAGAAGCATCTCAAATCTCAGGGCATCACCATGGAAGACCCCCCGCTCATCGGTGAGTCTAACTCTTAGACTGTCCCTACTttaccagccacacacacacttaacccgATCCCCCTGGTCGTTGGTTGGtctgacagtcaaacacacataTAGGCTGGACGAATGTCTCAAAACAAACCGCTTTAGCAAACATTGGGTCTCGAAGGTATTGACAATACAATAAAATGTTTGTTGCATTCCACCAATGGTATCTGGTATTTTTACTGCAGATGTCAATAACAAAACTCAGATGTATGTCTGTGAGGCAGTAAAACCACAACCTAGCATGTTGCTTGACACCTTAGATTTCTCACTCAGGAGCTTTATGTGTTTTTACACTGAAAGAGGCTGTTTATCTGACTGAAATAAATGTTTGAGTCTGTATAAGCATGCGGCCGATGTTGTGCTATGACTTATCGAAGAAGTGTTAAACTCATGGCCATTGACCCTCACccattcctctctccccaggCGGCTGTGGGGTTTGGGTTAGGCTTAACCCTGTATCtgaccccatctccctctcttcctccaggtGGCTGTGAGGTTGACCTGGCTCGGTTCTTCCAGCTGATTAATGACATGGGCGGCATGCAGCAGGTGATGGACCTGAAGAAGTGGAGTAAACTGGCTGATCTGCTGCGGATCCCCAAGTCAGCCCAGGACCGTCTGGCCAAGCTGCAGGAGTCCTACCTCCAGTACCTGCTGTCGTATGACTCTCTGTCCCCCGAGGAGCACCAACGCCTGGAGAGGGAGGTGCTGCAGGAGAAGGAGGGCTTGGAACGCCTCAGGGGGCCCCTGGAGGGCCACACAGAGAGGAACCTGGCCCTGCCGCGCTACGAGCCTAAGAACGGGCTGGCCGGCAGTCTGGTGCAGCGCAGCAACGGTCAGCTGTGCAGCCGGCTGAAGGAGCTGGACAGTCAGCAGCTGAAGGTGGGACGCCGGAGGCTGTTCGCTCAGGAAAAGAATAATGGGGACAAGACacagcaggaggaagaggaggcggaTATGGAGAAAGGTGTTCTCAGTGACCAGCACAAGTGTATTTACAAGGTGAGGCACAGGAAACAACAATGCACATCCTTTTTAAAACTGCTTTTTTGTTCATTCCTCTCACGCCTCCCACGTTATCTAGTTCCAGTCCTGCTAGCTTTATTCTGTTGTTCTAGCTGATGGAATGTAGGTCAGTGCTGAGCTGGTTGAAATGGAGCCACAGACAGCAGGCCTCTGCTTCTCTACTCCACAtctccctgccctgcctctctctgtgtcaaCCCTGCCCACACTTCggcctacacacacatacagttgaagtcggaagtttacatacacttaggttggagtcattaaaaattgtttttcaccactccacacatttttggttaacaaacatctactttgcatgacacaagtcatttttccaacaattgtttccagacaaattatttcacttataattcactgtatcacaattccaatgggtcagaagtttacatacactaagttgactgtgcctttaaacagcttggaaaattccataaaattatgtcatggctttagaagcttctgataggctaattgacatcatttgtgtcaatttgaggtgtacctgtggatgtatttcgaggcctaccttcaaattcagtgcctctttgcttgacatgatgggaaaatcaaaagaattcagccaagacctcagagaaaaaaaatggtagacctccacaagtctggttcatccttggagcgttttccaaatgcctgaaggttccacgttcatctgtacaaacaatagtacgcaagtataaacaccattggaccacgcagccgtcataccgctcaggaaggagacgcgttctagctcctagagatgaacgtactgtggtgcgaaaagtgcaaatcaatcccagaacaacagcaaaggaccttgtgaagatgctggaggaaaagggtacaaaagtatctatatccacagtaaaacgagtcctatatcgacataacctgaaaggctgctcagcaaggaagaagccagtgctcaaaaaacgccataaaaaagccagaccacagtttgcaactgcacatggggacaaatatcgtactttttggagaaatgtcctctggtccgatgaaacaaaaatagaactgtttggccataatgaccatcgttatgtttggaggaaaagggggaggcttgcaagccgaagaacaccatcccaaccgtgaagcacggaggtggcagcatcatgttgtgggggtgctgtgctgcaggagggactggtgcacttcacaaaatagatggcatcatgaggcagggaaattatgtggatatattgaagcaacatctcaagacatcagtcaggaagttaaagcttggttgcaaatgtgtcttccaaatggacaatgaccccaagcatacttccaaagttgtggcaaaatggcttaaggacaaggtattggagttgccatcacaaagccctgaccttaatcctatagttaatttgtaggcagaactgaaaaagtgtgtgcgagcaaggaggcctacaaacctgactcagttactccagctctgtcaggaggaatgggccaaaattcaccaaacttattgtggaaacctttggaaggctacccgagacatttgacccaagttaaacaatttaaaggcaatgctaccaaatactaattgagtgtatgtaaacctctgacccactgggaatgtgatactattattctgacttttcacattcttaaaataaagtggtgatcctaactgacctaagacagggaatttaggattaaatgtcaggaattgtgaaactgagtttaaatgtatttggctaaggtgtatgtaaacttccgacttccactggatacacacacacacacacgacagcttCCTGACCCAGACGCTCCCCCTGCTGCTCTTCTCAAATCATAtcgcatttgtcacatgcgtcaaatacaacaggtgaaatttTACAGTGAAAAATCTTACAGTGAAAttcatacttacaagcccttaaccaacaatgcagttcaataaattgtttttaaataaaataaagttaaaaaatacagagtaacacagtagaattacataacaataacgaggctatttacaggtggcGCGGTACTGAgtaaatgtgcaggggtacaggttagaggaggtgtgatgtaaTATAGtttctaaccctagcctgctgtgtgtctgtgatcATGACATCTCAAACGCCGTTCTGGTCTGGATTCCATTTCAATCGTTTCCCTCCCCAACACAAGCAGACCCATAAGACAATTACAGTAACCCAGAGACAGCACAGGCAGTTTTTATCGACGCCATCATGGCCCCTCCAATCTGACGAGGCATCCCAGGGAAGGTTCATATTAGCTAGTCATGCTCAGAAACGTTCGACATGGCGCTGCAGAGACTTGCATACAGTACACTCGGGTCATCCAGTCTTTCATTTTTCATTGCATCATTTAGCCCTGGTGTGTGTATGGCTATATGTTTCTCTTAAAGGCTCGTCCATAGGCTGGTATTTGCTTTTACAGGGTACCTGACTCTGTTTGATGCTAGTTGTACTATGTGGCCAATCTTGTGTTGCAGGGGAAATCTGTATCTCTCACAAACTTCTTTAGGATAGCCAGGAACACCATGACCATGTGCTTTAACAAAGAGCCCGGTGCTGCCGAGGTCGAGGTAAGAATGGCACGTCTTAGTCACTACTGTAAAttaagcttctttttttttttgtgtgtgtgtgcacattttaTCGATCACTGCTCACTTCTCCTTTTTGTCTTCCTTGACAGCAAGAATACTGGAGGATAGTGGAGCAGAGGCACTGCCATGTGGCAGTGCATTATGGGAAAGTGGACACCAACACACACGGAAGTGGCTTCCCTGTGGGAAAGTCCGAGCCATTTTCTAAGTAAGAAGACCCAATGTCATCACACActaaacatagaaatacccaataTGGTCCCACATTATTACGTTtggcttcataaagccttcataatgccttcataagcactacatacATGTGTTAATCTATAACCATATCTCATGCTTTTATAAATGGTTCATAAATTTGGCATAACTGACAATCACCAATGTTTCATAACCCGCTATGTCAAATATGATACAGTATGACAGATTTATAAATGCTTTGTGAAGCCTCAATTTAATTATTTTTAAGAGGTGCTTATGCCATAGAGTGGGTTATGTCGTATTTGACATTGGCGGTTATGCCACATTTGTGAACCCTTTTATAAAGCATGACCTACAGTTATACATTTGTAACACATTTGTGTAGTGTTTATGAAGGCTTTTATAAGCTGCTCGTTATTTATTTAACAATATCTCTTGACTGGCCACTGTGGAATGACTGTCCTCCATCTGACCCTGACAGTGACTGTTTGTGTCCCCCATCTAAACCTGACAGTGACTGTTCACTCTCCGTTTCAGACATGGATGGAACCTCACTGTCCTCCCAAATAATTCTGGATCCATTCTGCGGCATCTTGGAGCCGTGCCCGGTGAGATTTCTACCCTAACCCCTGATCCTCACTCTAACCCTCACCCCTGATCCTCAacccctctctcacacaaaccCTCCCCCCTGAggcacctctctctcctttagaCAATGGGAAGATCTCAGTTGCATCCTCCTCGTCTCCTTCCCTAAACCCATTGGATAAGAATGCCAGAGGTCCCTCCCTTGTGACCTtttcctccaatgggttttgagaaagaGCTGAGGAGAGAAGACGCTAGGAGTATTGCGATCTTCCCATTGTGAGGCCTGTTGTGGTCTCTGCTGTTTTAAAACGGACTCCTCTGTCTCTCCGTAGGGGTGACCATTCCCTGGCTGAACATTGGCATGGTCTTTTCTACCTCATGCTGGTCTCGAGACCAAAACCGCCTTCCGTACATTGATTACTTACACACTGGTGCTGACTGCATTTGGTAAGTATCCCAACATGACCacctctgc includes these proteins:
- the LOC110488210 gene encoding protein Jumonji → MSKERPKRNIIQKKYDDIDGIPWSEERDVRKVLYLSLKEFKTAQKRQLGDGTKYINGSHARGQLNGLGQKGHKADGLRFQSTDGSSEYSEDGPAKKRPRLQAQRKFAQSQPNSPSTTPVKVSDTALPAPSAHIRDISRRKPKTEDFLTFLCLRGYSSWPNEGLSALPSNMAYFGSSQDEDELDDDEEEYEDVKPDISVASTSCQSTPRKGKPPGKHAINGHVLNGHSKSPRDSHKPRGKEWVQVRERSERAEARREQALSQPEATARGHTTNGLPHRRAAEEPRKQVFKVNGVTRLSQPGVHTAGAQKTKDFRLPSKTVTGQVTHTKAKRELVKKTKLNHHKHSTAATHRAHSNNHHRKHSTAATHRAHSNNHHRHQRLPLSNSGKAQNSKAKTRKQVLLSNGVYKVANGGGVRLNGRLCAKQEVGRQGREGLRNSKRRLEVAVAAIGAVADSQGQLVILENNPNPKKTKQHQTSPLETRSKKACQDKTLVPNGHIVMETTPPPTLLAPPPPPTPPATPPANPEPERQRPKRASAGKLMFIRQAQQRGQVASNPNHNRSTTSESPCHTSGHNPGHIPHKPAEPRPDREWEREKERERERERAERSRVSWAALGEAPVFCPTQREFQDPLVYLDSVREGAEPCGLCRVVPPADWRPECKLNDEMRFVTQVQRIHKLGRRWGPNVQRLACIKKHLKSQGITMEDPPLIGGCEVDLARFFQLINDMGGMQQVMDLKKWSKLADLLRIPKSAQDRLAKLQESYLQYLLSYDSLSPEEHQRLEREVLQEKEGLERLRGPLEGHTERNLALPRYEPKNGLAGSLVQRSNGQLCSRLKELDSQQLKVGRRRLFAQEKNNGDKTQQEEEEADMEKGVLSDQHKCIYKGKSVSLTNFFRIARNTMTMCFNKEPGAAEVEQEYWRIVEQRHCHVAVHYGKVDTNTHGSGFPVGKSEPFSKHGWNLTVLPNNSGSILRHLGAVPGVTIPWLNIGMVFSTSCWSRDQNRLPYIDYLHTGADCIWYSVPAEEKVKLDKVVHTLLQANGTPGLEMLEKNIMISPEVLCQEGIKVHRTVQQSGQFVVCFPGTFVSKVCCGYSVSETVHFATPQWMNLGYEASKDLKCRHIAKPFSMEKLLYQIATAESKRENGHLLTTISALLKDLRNIEMRQRQELYEAGLLSSARYGTHDNNLVPGDGRKKPRKWLALESSERRCQTCQHLCYLSMVVQENENVVFCLECALRYVENHKSCRGLKMMYRYDEEQINSLVKQVCGKALGKTTEKCNGASPFKPPPKRGPRKRATVEVSLSRLSSHLSPAAVS